A single genomic interval of Flavihumibacter rivuli harbors:
- a CDS encoding M20 metallopeptidase family protein — MKHSIPLLFVLVPALGFSQAQVKKIDESISGQKAAYESWYKHLHANPELSTMEEKTAAYLKKELLSMGYEITDSMGYHSFAAVLRNGKGPVVLYRTDMDGLPLKELTNLDYASKVQVKRGEETVSAMHACGHDIHMSSWLGTARAMAEMKSLWTGTLILLAQSAEETGQGAKKVVASPAFRSLPKPDIQLAFHDHAELLTGQAGFCDGFAMAATDMLNITFYGKGGHGAVPQQAIDPVLLAAQFVTAIQSIVSRNLSPNDPAVITVGAINGGTVGNIIPDQVTLKLTIRSYSKESRELIFNRLKTIGNNLAAAAGLEKDRMPVFDLLDMSIPSVYNDPILGERLRNNLVAKLGEQSVTKVQPIMIGEDFGIYGQQESRIPSYLVWIGTVSPERKELARQGKTELPSLHSPRFAPDYQSAIPGAVRVMTNSLMDLMPKQK, encoded by the coding sequence TGGGTTTTTCTCAGGCACAAGTAAAGAAAATTGATGAATCCATCAGTGGCCAGAAGGCCGCTTACGAATCCTGGTACAAGCACCTGCATGCCAACCCGGAGCTCAGTACCATGGAAGAAAAGACTGCTGCCTATTTGAAGAAGGAACTCCTTTCCATGGGCTATGAAATAACCGATTCCATGGGTTACCATAGTTTCGCCGCCGTCCTTCGCAATGGGAAAGGGCCGGTGGTGTTATACCGTACGGATATGGACGGACTACCATTAAAGGAACTTACCAACCTTGATTATGCCAGCAAGGTGCAGGTGAAGCGGGGGGAAGAAACCGTTTCGGCTATGCATGCCTGTGGACACGATATCCATATGAGCAGCTGGCTGGGAACAGCCAGGGCAATGGCGGAAATGAAAAGCCTATGGACAGGTACGCTCATTCTCCTGGCACAATCCGCGGAAGAGACCGGGCAGGGGGCAAAGAAAGTGGTGGCATCCCCGGCTTTCAGGTCATTACCTAAACCTGATATCCAGCTGGCCTTCCATGATCATGCAGAATTGCTTACCGGCCAGGCTGGCTTTTGCGATGGCTTCGCTATGGCTGCTACTGACATGCTGAACATTACCTTCTATGGTAAGGGTGGACACGGTGCGGTACCCCAACAGGCCATTGACCCGGTATTACTGGCGGCACAATTCGTGACTGCCATTCAAAGTATCGTTAGCCGTAACCTGTCACCCAATGATCCAGCTGTTATCACCGTAGGTGCCATCAATGGAGGCACTGTAGGGAACATCATCCCCGACCAGGTAACACTCAAGCTTACCATTCGTTCCTACAGCAAGGAATCCCGTGAACTGATCTTCAACAGGCTCAAGACCATTGGGAACAACCTGGCAGCTGCGGCTGGATTGGAAAAGGACCGCATGCCGGTTTTTGATCTTCTGGACATGTCCATTCCTTCTGTTTACAATGATCCCATTCTGGGGGAACGCCTGAGGAATAATCTGGTTGCGAAGCTGGGGGAGCAGTCCGTTACAAAGGTTCAACCTATTATGATCGGGGAAGACTTCGGCATTTATGGCCAGCAGGAGTCCAGGATCCCGTCCTACCTGGTTTGGATCGGAACAGTTTCCCCCGAAAGAAAGGAATTGGCCAGGCAGGGTAAAACGGAGTTACCATCACTGCACTCACCCAGGTTCGCTCCCGATTACCAATCAGCCATTCCTGGGGCTGTGAGGGTAATGACCAATAGCCTTATGGACCTGATGCCAAAGCAGAAATAA